Within Candidatus Hydrogenedentota bacterium, the genomic segment CTTGTGGCCGCGCCAGTCTTCGCATATCGCGTCTTCACGCTGCGAATCGAGGATGCCGAAGGGGCCGCGGAAATTCCACAATGCCCAGCCCATGCCCGCTTCCTGCCAGAGTTCGAGACAATCGCGCAGCCACGCCAGCACGACGCCGTGCGGCGTATGCCGGAACGCGCCGCATTCGCCCACATGCACACCCACGCCGCTTGCCGCCAGTTCCCGCCATTTCTGGAAGCGTTTTTCGCGCAGGCGTTCCTTGTCCCAGACCACGTGTTCGCTTTCCCGCAGCGGCCATGTGGGCAGAGGCCAGCGCTCCGATTCCTGGACCCACGACGCCCGGTAGTGCGTCAGCGGCATGGGGTCGTAACCGCGCGTGCTCTGCGCGACGCCCAGCGGGACCAGCCCGTCGACCGGTTCGCGCCCCCAGAACATCCCGTCGCAGATGATCAAGCGTTCCGGGTCGTGCTCGCGGATAGCCTCGATGGCGCGCTTCATCACGTTCACGTAGACGGACTCGGTAATCTTGCCGGGCTCATTGACAAGGTTGAAACTGAGCGCGGCGCCGGGAATGCCCTGATGCCGCTTGGCGAAGTGGCCCCAGTGGAACGCAAACGCGCGCTGAGCCTCCTCGTTGTCCCAGAGCGAGACCGGTTCGGGATCGCCGCCGACGCAGTAGCCCGGCGCACGGTGAAAATTCAGGCACACGTGGATGCCGTGTTTCTGCCCATAAGCGACGGCGGCGTCAATCTCTTTCAATTCCGCTTCATTCAGCGTGTACCAATCGCCGGGTTTCGCCCAGCAATGGTAGGACATCGGCAAGCGCACAAAGTCAAAGCCCAGTTCGGCAATCCACGCGAAATCCTCCTCAACAAACGGCTTGTTGCCGGGCACCCAGAACTTCTCGAGCAGGTTGAAGCCGCGCCAGCGCGGCAGCCGCTTGTGAAGCGGCGTTTCCGGCTGCGCGGATACGGCGGACGCCCACGCAGCGCCCGCCATAACGGTCGCCGATGTCTTCAGGAACTCGCGACGCTGCATGTGTCATTCTCCTCGAATACCGTGCAAAGAACGACGGAATCCGCTGCGTGTTCAGTCCAGACTTTAACACGCCCGGGGCTTCCTGGGATACTTGACGTTTCAGGATTCGGGAGGAACGGTCTACGCGGGAAGGCAGCAACTTTTGGAGCAGGCGCGGCGTTGCCGTGGGCGCGTGCGCGTGGGTGCTGTTCGCCTTCGTGGCGGTGACGGTGCGCGGTATCCGTTGGGAGGAGAATTACGAGTTCGCGCAGGTATTGCTGGGCGCGGTCTCGTACCCGCCGGGGCACCCCTTGTACCAGCACGTTCATAATACGCCGAGCCTGCAAACATACCTGGCGGCGGCGCTGCTCTGGATCGATCCGGACCCGCGCCTGACGTGCGGCGTGCGTAACGTGTTGTATGTCCTCGCCAAGACCCTGCCCGCCTTTCTCCTGGGCGCCGGGCTTACGGGGCGCGCCCGTTGGGGTCACGCGGCGGCCGTGCTGGCCCTGCTGGCGGGCAACGAATTCGCGACGACCTATCCGTCGCGGCCGTGGCCCATGTTCGCGGGCAACGGCGCCGTAGGAACGGGGGCCGCGCTGCTCGGTATCGCGTGCCTCTGCAACGGGTGGAACGCGGCCGCGTATGCCATCGCGGGGCTCATGCCCGCCCTGCACCTGGGCCAATGCGCGCCGCTTCTCGCCGTTACCGGCCTCCATGCCGCGCACACGGCGTGGCGTGGGCGGCGGGGCGATATGCGGCGCCCATGCGCCGGATTGCTCGCGGGGCTCTCGGTCACCTTGATTGCCTTTCTCGTCTTCTGGTATCTGCGCGTTCCCTGGCCGGAGTCCGGGCCTTATTATGACCCGATTGCGCCGGAAACGGTCTGGAAGGCGTTCCTGACGCACTATTCCGCGCACCGCGACCTCGTCTGGGACCGGCAGCAGGCCGTGTTGGGCTGGGCTGCGCTCTCCGGCGCGCTACTATTCTTCACCGGCATGCGTAAACGCTGCTCGCGGCCCGGCAGGACCTGGTTCGGCGTCTATATGATGATTACCGCGCTGCTGGTGTGGGGGGTCATGGGCGCACACGCGCTCCTGGGCGCGGAAACACCCGCCTGGCTCATCGCGTGGATGCCCTACCGTCTCGTGAACCACCTCATACCTTTGCTGACTGTGTTCGCCGTGTTGACGGCATCGCGGACAGGCCCTGGAATCATGTGTCTGGCCGCGGCGCTGGCGTGCGCCGCCTTGCCGCACGGCGGCGAACGCGCTTTCTTGCTGTCAGCCGCTTCCGCGGCGGCGATTGTGCCGTATGCCACGTCCGCGCGGCCGCGTCTCGCCAAGGCTTGGTTTGGCGCGACAGGCGCGTTCTGGCTTTTCTCGGTCGCGGAGTTCAGGCTGGACGGCGCATTCTTCGCCGTGCCGCTGCTGGCGTGCGTAATGGTTCATCATTTCGCGGGGCGCCAGTGCCCCAATGTCCGCAGCGAGCAACACGAGGGATTGCGATGGGCCCTTCTTTCTGTTGTGGGCCTGGCATGCCTCGCCGCATTGGGAGCCAATCTGTATGCCGAGTGGCGCTCGCGTGAGGATGTTGCGGAGCGGCTCACGCCGACGGACTTCGAACTGCGCACCCGCGCGTATCTTGCCGGGCACGCGGCGCCGGACAGCATGATCGCCGCGCCCGTGTACCAGTGGCGGCTGCAAGCGCGGCTTGGCTACCCCGTGATCGCGGATGCGGCCACGCACACCTGGCTGCCTTATCACAAGCGGCTCGGCCCGACGCTGTATAAGCTGTATCGCGACCTGTATGGCATCGACCTGCGCGCGTCGGGCGGAAAGACCACGCCGTTCGAGGTCTGGCGCGAGCATTGGGGGCGCCTCTCGGCGTCCCAGTGGCAGGCCCTTGGCAGAGAATATGGTTTCCGTTTCGTGTTCGCGCCGGGTTTTGTGCCGCTCGCATTGCCCGTAGCCGTCGAGGATGAATGGTACCGCTTGCACTATATTCCGGAATGGCGCCAGGAACCCCTGTGATGGGCGAAACCGCGCATTCAACATGAGGATACCGTTGGGAGGGCCATGTCGACTGTGCCTGCGTTTCGCAGGGGCGGGGCATGCCCCTGCGGGGTACAGGAATCAAGTCTCGGGATGAATGCCAGAGGCTGCGCGTCTGAATGGAAGTGCCGCCGGCCTCCTCAATCGTTATACTTGCGCTTCTGACGGAAAGGAACACGCGTGGCGAGGACACCCGCTCCCAGCCGTTTCCCGGACCTGCGCCGGCACCTGGCGATCCTGGCCATCCTCATGGTGCTGGGATTGGCCGCATACGTCCGCGTGACGGGATTTGAATTCCTGCAATTCGACGACAACGAGATCGTTTGCGGGAATGAACACGTGACCGCGGGCCTGACGTGGCCGGGCATTGTGTGGGCGTGGATGCATCCCCATTTCGGCATCTGGATGCCGCTCACGTCGATGAGCCACATGCTGGATGCGCAGCTCTTCGGCGATTGGGCGGGCGGACACCACCTGACGAACCTGCTGTTGCATTTGGCGAATGTCGCGGTGCTGTATTTCGCGCTGTCCGCGCTGACGGGCAGCCCGTGGCGCAGCATGTGGGTCGCGGCGCTGTTCGCGGTGCACCCGTTTGGCGCGGGAGTGGCGGGCTGGGTGTCGAGCCGGAAAGAACTGACCTGGGCTCTGTGCTTCTTTCTCGCTTTGTGGGCCTACGCGCGGTATGCGCGGAAACCGGCGCCCGGACACTATGTGCTCGTATTGGTCTCGATGGCGCTCGGCGTGCTCTGCAAACCGATGATCATGACGCTGCCCTGCGTGTTGCTCCTGCTCGACTGGTGGCCGCTCGGACGCTGGCGGGGAGACACGATTGAACAGCTATGGGCACGGGCCCTTGCGTTGATCCTGGAAAAAGCGCCCATGTTCTTGCTGAGCGTGGCGGCGGCGGCGGCAGCGGTCTGGGGGCAACGAGATGTGCATGCGGTCACGTTGTACGGCGATGTCTCTCTGGGCGTGAACGCGGCGAACGCGGCGGTCAGTTACGCGCGGTACCTCTTTCACGCGGTCTGGCCCGTCTGGCTCTCGGGCCACTATCCGCACTTGGGCGAAGCGCTCACACCGCTGCTGGCCGCGGGCGCGGCGCTGTTGCTGCTCGCGATAACGGCGGCGGTATTGGCGTTGTTCCGCCGCGCGCCCTGCCTGCTTGTGGGCTGGTTCTGGTTTCTCGGGACGCTTCTCCCGGTAATCGGCCTGGTCCAGTATGCCAACGCCTCAATGGCGGACCGCTATGCCTATGTGCCGGTTATCGGGTTGTTTATCATGGCGGGTTGGGGCGTGCCGCACCTCCAGTTCAGACAACCGCCGGAGGCCGCGCTCCCCGGCAGGCATGGCGCACGCAGGAAAGACCGAAAGACGCGGCCCGCCCAGGACTCGCGCGGCATGCTGACAGGGGGCTTGGCTGTTGTGTCGATTCTGGCTCTTGCGCCCTTGGGCTGGTGGCAAGCGGGTTACTGGCACGACACGGAGCGCCTGTTCGCGCGCGCGCTGGAAGTCACGAAAGACAACGCGCTCGCCCACACGAATCTGGGCATGGTGCGCCTCACGCAGCAGCGCTGCGAGGACGCCGTCGCGCATTATCGTGAAGCGGCGCGCATCGAGCCGCGCAATTTCCTCTGGCAATACAATCTCGGCAGCGCACTTCTCGTCTGCGACCGCCCCGCGCAGGCGGTGCTCGCACTGCAGCAGGCCGTCAGGGGCAACCCGGAACATGCCCCGTCGCTCTCAAACCTGGGGACGGCCCTGCTCGACCTGGGGCGCCCGCGGGAGGCGCTCCGCTATCTCAAAAACGCTGTCCGCCTGGACCCTGCGCACGTGAACGCCCGAATCAACTACGCCCGCGCTTTGCGCAGGACGGGTAACCCGGC encodes:
- a CDS encoding cellulase family glycosylhydrolase, which translates into the protein MQRREFLKTSATVMAGAAWASAVSAQPETPLHKRLPRWRGFNLLEKFWVPGNKPFVEEDFAWIAELGFDFVRLPMSYHCWAKPGDWYTLNEAELKEIDAAVAYGQKHGIHVCLNFHRAPGYCVGGDPEPVSLWDNEEAQRAFAFHWGHFAKRHQGIPGAALSFNLVNEPGKITESVYVNVMKRAIEAIREHDPERLIICDGMFWGREPVDGLVPLGVAQSTRGYDPMPLTHYRASWVQESERWPLPTWPLRESEHVVWDKERLREKRFQKWRELAASGVGVHVGECGAFRHTPHGVVLAWLRDCLELWQEAGMGWALWNFRGPFGILDSQREDAICEDWRGHKLDRAMLALLQSK
- a CDS encoding tetratricopeptide repeat protein, producing MARTPAPSRFPDLRRHLAILAILMVLGLAAYVRVTGFEFLQFDDNEIVCGNEHVTAGLTWPGIVWAWMHPHFGIWMPLTSMSHMLDAQLFGDWAGGHHLTNLLLHLANVAVLYFALSALTGSPWRSMWVAALFAVHPFGAGVAGWVSSRKELTWALCFFLALWAYARYARKPAPGHYVLVLVSMALGVLCKPMIMTLPCVLLLLDWWPLGRWRGDTIEQLWARALALILEKAPMFLLSVAAAAAAVWGQRDVHAVTLYGDVSLGVNAANAAVSYARYLFHAVWPVWLSGHYPHLGEALTPLLAAGAALLLLAITAAVLALFRRAPCLLVGWFWFLGTLLPVIGLVQYANASMADRYAYVPVIGLFIMAGWGVPHLQFRQPPEAALPGRHGARRKDRKTRPAQDSRGMLTGGLAVVSILALAPLGWWQAGYWHDTERLFARALEVTKDNALAHTNLGMVRLTQQRCEDAVAHYREAARIEPRNFLWQYNLGSALLVCDRPAQAVLALQQAVRGNPEHAPSLSNLGTALLDLGRPREALRYLKNAVRLDPAHVNARINYARALRRTGNPAAAAAELEEALRLDPANTAARQELNVLRGAGQRQE